Part of the Puntigrus tetrazona isolate hp1 chromosome 10, ASM1883169v1, whole genome shotgun sequence genome is shown below.
GATGTTTATCGTCACCAGCCGTTGTAATGATGGAAGTACCCCCATTCATGCTGCAGTTTTCTCTTGTAATCCCTGGCTGCTGAGTTCACTGCTGGATGCTGGCGGTGACCTGCGTCTCCATGATGATCAGGGCCGAATGCCGAAGCACTGGGCCAAGGCAGGTGCTCAGGAGGACAGTCCGAAGGTGCGTATGCTAAAGTTCTGTATCAATAAAAATGCAGCACCAATGCAGCCTTAAACTTTGTCTTTGTCACGACagagtcattttattttgaaaagtttttacttaattaaaacagagtcattatatttttttagtatagtAGCAATTTCTTTGTATATGCACTGCATTGTAAAGGCATCATTAgaacatttattcttttttatctaCAGATGCTTGCTTTTCTGAAGAGATGCGAGTCTCAAATGCAGAGCTTGCTGCAAACTCATCCGTCTAGGGATGCGCATACCACCCCGACCTCCTCAAAGACACTGCTCAGCTCTCCATCCCTTAAACATTTGCGACCTTGGTAAGATCTGCAGCTCTTCTCTGGCCATTCATCCTTATTGGTCAACACTTTGTTTTAAGGCTTGAATACACGActttcaaattttaaaacacTAAGCAACACTATGAAGAACGAACTAAAACAGTGATTCTGGACcagacttttttatttgtatgtgtcCTTCTCTTTAGGGCATCGGGTCTCactcatgaaaataaaatgtctgtcTGTGATATGATGATGCGGTGTTTTGGCTACGGAAAGGTATGCATGaacattttttctctcttgcaAATATTTTGAGCGGATTAAATCTGAACACACATCAAATTTtctagtaatatatataaatgtttttatatttatgaacaAACATGTTCTAAATCCTATGATTACAAGgattataaaatgaacattccCCTTTCCATTAGCATAGCATATCTACTAAACACAATGTACTTTTATGTTGACAGCCATTAATCACGCTGAgctgttaaaatgttgttctgtaATCATTACAGTTATTCCCTGAGAAGCCAGGGTTTAGTCTGGGACTGGCTGCTTCTGTGCCCTTGATAAGTGACAGTGATTTAGCTCAAGCTAACGATGAGCCTCTCAATTCCTTTATATGTGGATCTTTCATACGTATGACCAAGTAAGACATTGTAATCAAGCCATGATATTTTATTGAACATGCATGAAGTCGGGATGGATGGATATACAGCATTTACTTACAGCAAACataatttgttataataataatgataataattgtgCCTTAGTTACAGTTGGAAAGGATGTCGTGTCACTGTTAAAGAGCTGCAAGATCAGATTTTGCAACAATATGAAGAACGTGATGGTCTCCTGGATCTGCTAGTTTCTGAGCAGGAGTATTGCTGGTAGGACAATGGACACTATATAAAAGATACAAAAGAGTTTGAcaggaaacattttatttcctgGGGACTGTTATTAATCGAACTTGATTTAGGTAAGAAGTCTTAAGTCTTAAACATTATTCGCAGTGCATTCACTTCCttaatgttatgtatttttatgtgaaactgaattaaatttgtGAATTTTATCTGGTTGGATCGAATGAAACATATTGGGCTGTGATGTTATTGGTTAATATTAAGTTGGATATTATTACTTTTCCTGGGCTGCACAGCTGTTCAtcagaaaactaattttaaagcAGATAAAGACaatgctttaattaaaatttaattaaatgtttttataatcgACAtcctttatttttagtattgttATTTGTTGTGTAAATACACTGTTAATTAGTAATGGTTAATATTATATCCTTGTGCAGTCAGCTGTCTCACCCgcacctgctgctgctgatggcTGTGAGTATGTCCGTTGACCTGGACAGCACAAAGCTGGTTTACGAGAGGGTAAATGTAGGGTCCCTGTACAGTCTGCTGCACCAAAGGGTAATATTtgaaatttcaaaaaaataaataaatgactgagaagtggttttttattttaaaacgtgtacattgttttttttcacactctGCAGCGTGATGACTTTCCTCTCCTACAGCTGGGTGACCTGTTATCAGTGGTGCTACAGGTGTGTGAGGTGTTAATGTACCTGCATTGCCGATCTCTGGTGCTCCGGGCCCTTTCCTCACACACTGTACTCATTGTGCACCCTGGAGTTTCCAAAGTTACGGGCCTCGGGTTTATTGTTCCCAGGTACACCATCCTCACTAAGTGCAcatacagcattaaaaaaatatataaaatatacttgaaTTTAGGATATGTGTAGATTAAATGGCTTCTATTCAAAATGGCTTCTATTCTAAACTTTtctttagtttagtttctttAGTTTGACATGCGTTTACCCTCTTTTCCGATTGTAGTGAGGGAACGACCACCTACACCCCAACTCCTGTTCCTTTACCTCTCAGCCTTATCAACTGGGCAGCTCCAGAAGTGATTAGATGTAGAGCATGTACAGGAAAAGCTGATCTGTATAGTGTGTGCACCCTTATACAGGAGATCTATACAGGTACCTTCATGCATACAATGTAAGCTTTAGTGCTTGCATAATAAATCTTGTTTTGCGTTGCTTGCAACTTGTAAACCAGTTATATTGCCATGTGCAGATGCTTTGCCGTGGGGCTCCACAGACCCACACTGGATAAAACGGTCGGTAGAAGCCGGTCAGGCTCTGATAGCAAACCCTGCCGTGCCTGAGCCTTATTACCAGTTCCTGCAGGAGGGCCTCCAGCACAGAGCTCAGCACAGGACCAGCAACCTGCACGATTTGTGCTATAATCTACGCTGTTATATAAGGGTTTGTACAATGGTCTAGTGATGTTGTGTATAAGTGCACATAtaacatgctttattttctgaatgtgcactactattcaaaagttggTGGGTAACGGgatagaaaaattaaatgaagtcAAATTATTTAAGATATACAAGATTTTTACAGATATAGAGAGCAATGTACAATGTATTAGCATGAGAGTAAAGGTGCAATCTAATCTACAACAGGAGATAAGAAGCAAGAATACGAAAAGTGGATGGAACTCACAGTCTGCTCCTCAGAGCATTCTTGGATGGAACACTGATGTTAATCAGGCGAGAGAGCAAGACAAATCTGGTAAGATTTCAATGATTCCACTCATGATTAGAGAAGGTTTTACAGCATAGAACATTATTGCTTTTGCGAGAAAGTAcattcatttaatgtaatatgtTAATTGAATGTACTTAACTTTGTCTTTTTCTATCCTCTTAGTATATCAGCACTGCAGGGCTGCAGTACACAATGAAATCCAGGAACATCACGTAGAAGAAATCTACAAAGAAGAGGTGTCCACCACAGACACTGATGACCTCCACTGGGATATTTCGCACAGTGACGTCACTGCTTTGCATGAATGGCCAACCACCCATCATACTCCATTTTCTGAATCACCTTGTTCTAACTATAGCGATACAGACAAGGATCTGGCAATTAGTCACTCTATCTCAAAGCATACTAGCTCAATTGTTCTCAACCTTAAAGTGTCTCAGGTTCTTCTACAGCAGGCTGAGCAGAGTCTAGATAACGTAGAGGCGGCCCAATTGGGCACCCCATGCTTTGATGAGATGGATGCTGTGATGAAGAGGGTGAAGATGGAAAAAGAGTGCAATGATGGTGCTGGGAAGGCTGTGGGACCACcgtttaaaaattatattccCAACTGGACCGTTAATGCAGACGAGGAGGTCAGTCAGTACAGCTCAGCTCAAGATGAGAGCTTTGATAGCACATCCCTTCCTAGCAATGCAGAGGTATGTGTCACgattgatcagtttaatgtggccttgctgaataaaagtattcatttcttgaagaaagaaagaaaaataaaccaaatgagCAAAGCATTCCAGCAGAGATCACCTATTACCAAAGTAAAGCTTAACGatggaaaagattaaaagaaaaaaatatgaggAAAAAAGCTGTAATTACAGGAGGAGAACAGGGACTTGAAGAgagttaaaacaacaaaaaatggaCAGCAACAGACAGGACATCAAAGGTCTGAGAGGTACAAGAGTATAAGAGCATTAGCAGGAAAATACTGATCGAAGTCAAAAGGAGAATAATAGATGGATGGCAACAGCAGAAAGGATCTATATAATCAAACAggcaaaaacatgacaaaaaaaataagcaaatgcatctttttgttttaggttACATGTGCAACTTGGGTTGTCGGAGACTCAAAAAGATAGCACACACCAATCTCTTGAACAGCACTACCACTCAAAACCCTTATGGACCAGTGAGAGACAAACGACACACCATTCATTATCTTCATGTGCTGTTTATCCAGTTCAAAGACAGTGTTCTCTGTGTCAATGCAGATGAGGTTAGTGAAATGGTGGCCCTAATGACACATGGGCGGTTAGGGTCACCCTTGAGTGCATTTGGCAGCAGTGACAGTGAGGATGTAGCAGAGCAACAGCTCCACCTACAGGACAGATATAGTGTGAACAGCTACCAGGAATCTGAGACCCAGGAAAGCACTGATCTGGAGCAACTATTCAAGAGTTTTGCCGGTAATAGAGCTATGCCTGAAATCACTGTTAAAGGGAGAGTTTATTGACCCTCATGCTGTTCACCCACTTGCAACTATTTACTCATAGAGGTTGGGAACTTAGAACTTGAGGACAATTTTCAGTAAtggatgaactgtccctttaaaggaATGGAACTATTACTTTTCATGTAGATAATTcatgtggtgttttttttaggatcaattaaattttaaatttcattttacaatTCCAAACgtgattaaatattatttcatggCAGGTATTCAGAGCGATAGTGAGGAGAGCACAAATTACCACACTATCAATCACAATTTTGATGTGACCAATGGAGTGCTGGAGGCTACAAGTCAAACTGAGGTGATAAACTAtgacctttatttatatttgttgtgtaccatttcattaatgtttatttcttttttaattaaacacagcCACCCACATTTACATATGAACATTCAGCATTCATTTTCACTTGTAGAatttttaaaggtacagtaacaaaaacagtttctttGTGTGATAAGGCCAGCGTGagtttaataaattattgtatGACTTAAACCTTAAACATTATAGGTGGACTTctagaaaaaatgtaaaataataatgctaaatatgTACTCTTTAATGTATGTTGGATCAAAAGGATGAGGAAAGTTCAGATTTGGACTGTAGACAGACACAGCAGTCTAGCATGTTCTTCACACCAAAATATCACCTGTCCAACCGTTCATCATCTGGAGAAGCACATTCTCAGGTGAAAATAggcaatttagattttttttggacACTTTATATAATGCAAAAGCATCAGAAGATGCCTTAAAGAATAATAGTGGAAGATGTATCTGCACTTTATGTTTTTCAGTCACTGATCTTAGAAGATGATTTGGACGTAACAGTGGAGGTGTGTCGACCCAACACATCTCCAGCAGAGGGAAAACAGACTGCTGAAAAGAGTCTGAGTGGTATGTAGATCTAAAAAGCCGGCAACCATTGAATAGCCAGCTTTGTGGGTAAAATGTGTCCTTTTTATAAACTTTATGTCACCCGTTTCTTTATCTAGAATACCAGCTTTCTCAAGAGGACTCAAAGAAGTCCATTACCCCAGTGCATAGGTGTATTCCTACTATCAGGTACAAGAAATAAATCATCTCACACAAAGCTCAATAACAGATTatgacattttctttattgtaatatacatgtattttttattaactataaaGTTTTTTGGGTCAGCAGTGGAGTAATGGCtactggaaattcagcttttttgttaaatgtactTTTAGCTGAGTCTGTGCTCTCTGTTTTGGTAATTTTGTTCAATCAGTTGTTTACCAGACCTGGCTGAGATCGCAGACCTCTCCAGCATATCCTGTTCACCAGCCCATCGCCTAGAATGGGCGGAGTCAGCTGAATCCCCGCCCATCCCTCTCAGCAGAGGACATCCACCCTGTAACAGCACCCCACGCAGCCCAAAAGGTACAAAGTGAATCAGAAAAATGCAACATAAATAGAATAACAGAATATGTTGTGTGGGTCTATTTTCTAATTGTAAACACGGTTTAATTACAGGTCATAGGACACCTCTTAAAGATGTGCAGGTCCCTCACCTCCAGAGCCTGTTGGACACGTCACTGTGGGGCAGTGCTCCATCCAATACTATCTGCACAAAGAGCTACACCACAGTCAGTGCAGGAGACATCAACACTGTCAGTCAATGAAGCATGATATATTTCTGTTAACAATCACATCTCTATCGGGCAatatgttttaagtttttatgttttctgtatCAGTCTGATATATAAAACAGACTGATATACAGCTGACAGTTTATACTCAAATAAACACCCCATACTGTTTATAGCAGTTGGCATAAATAATAGTTATCTTAAAATGTCTACTTAGagcctgatttatttatttttttgcccagGGTATATAGGCATTTTGTCTCTATAATCTTTCttatatttgtgtaatttttatcTGTATAAAAGaatgtagaatgtaaaataagaaTTAGAAAATgagttcaaaataataaaaataaagttacaaataacaacagaaaataatgaataaatgaaaaaaataaaacaatgagcAATGATTAACTGATTATGCTTCATGatctaatttattcctttattttccttttatttatttatatatatatttgatttatgaatatatatctGACTGTCTATCTATCCTCTTGATTTCTAATATGTGCTTTTGAATATCATCTTTACTACTGGGATAATTAgatttctttatattatatacaaatgcttaatgttttgttgtaGAAGCTTGCATctgataaatgtaaatgtaccaTTATTCTATTTTCCTGTCAATATAATCTCAGCTATAGCATTTATATTGATATCCTGCCTCTCTTTTCAGACGAATGACTCTGTGTTCAGCGTCCTGCAGTCTCCAGTGAAAAACAACGTGTCTAAGGATGGAAGGGAGGAAATAGACTCTCCCTCCAGACAGACCACTGAGAGCAGCCAGGGAACCAATGAAGAGCATCCTGTTGGTATAACAGTTTGTTGcagtaatttataaaaaaaaaagataaagatttTACATATTTGACTTGATGTGAGAATAAAACTGTTTGAGTTTTCTGCAGAGAATAATGATGTGGGCGAGGAGGTAGGTGTTGATAACCCATCAAACTCTGACGGTCATGAAAACACTGCAGAGAAGATGGAAGGGTGCGAGGGTGAAAACCCTTGTCAGATACACGGTAAGACAGATCTACAGTAGGGCTgtgtttttactcatttaaatgaGGAATTGAAGTAATGTGCTCGTGTATTTTCAGACCATCATCTAAATCACAACCCTGCTGATAATGAAGAATCTCAGAAACGTGATAAGAGTCATACTCTTGATGAAACCGAGAGGTAAAACCCCCAGTACTTTGCCTGATTTACTGATAAAGAAATGTGACATATATCAGAGTGAAATGGCTTCTGTTCAAATACAGAATAGTATGTTCTCTACAGCAGTAAGAAATTTATGGGGTggatatttagattttttaatttttttctcccataaaactaaaatgaagtTGCTTCTACTTTGTAATGGCGTATGATCTTGCAGGGCAAGCTCCACCCTTGATGAGGATCTAGAgagaatgtttttgaaaagagCCACGGAGCATAAAAATCCTAGAGAACCAGGGTCCCTGTGAGTGCTGGAGCGCCATGTTTTTCTGTGCAAACAAAATAATTGATCATTTACTGTTAAATTATGTCTAAATGGAATCTGTACTTGGTCTAGCATGTCTGACATGAAAGGAGAGGGGGATGTGAGAGAGGACTTGAGTTGTCCAGAGGGGGACTACATAGAGACGGCATCAGGTGCGTGGATAGAAGTCTTTTTTTAGTCTTGTTTCAATGATTGGTACAGACACCTTTTCAGTTGTGATATTTTTTGTGGGTAGGGCTTAGGTGGAGGCTGAATGATTCCCCTGACCGCTTCACTAGCACTAGCtatcaagattttttttgcttatttttaacaatGACTGGAGAAACACACTTTTACCTGCATGTGTAAGGTCACTCACTGTCTGGCACTGCGAACATAACTTTAATGGACACTTGGCCACTTCCAAGCCTTTCCCTTTGTTTTGCCATCATCGAACGCTGGCGATCTTAAGCTAATGAAGTGTTTAACTCAGGGTTAAGTAATATCAGTTTTGGGTTGAAGCctcatttgtttgttgttctgTAGAATGTCTCAACAAGCTTGGAGAGAAGGTTGAGGCAGCTGATCAGAACCATCCTAACAGGTGCACAAGCTTCAATAACATGCATTTCACCCTAGGAATACATCGCTAGTATAAACCATATTGCTTATATATTAGACAAATTCTGCTGGCTTTCCTGGTAAAAAAAAGCTCcagatgttattttttgtaatttcattgtttaattttgtattagCAGAGTTCTTGAGCAGACACTTCCAGAGTCAGTCAAACTGCACTGTTAAAGAGGAACGGACCCTGATGTGCTGCATCTGAATTGTTCCCATTTTAGATGTTTAAGGCATGTGTTCTTTATGTCGACATTACTGTTTAATGTAAGGaaattttccaaataaaaacttttaatgtTGCTGTAACAAATagattcaatacatttttaaattctatttgaTGTTATGATGCTCTTgttcttacaaaaaaaatgtattgccaGTGTCTAGTTGCTTCAgtatcttttaaataaaaaggaaacacataaaaaagacattttattgcatactcaattaattaacagtaaatctaaaaaaaaaaaaaaaaaaaaaaaaaaagtgaatacaCTCAACCTTACCATTCAAATACAACCTCCTCTGCTTTACGGAGATCTGAAATGttcactttacaaaaaaatataaactcttATGCTGTACAGTTTTTCCTTTTACAAACCTAATGATTCCACAACTGGTCatgatataatttaataatggcTGCATAACATTATGCAGTGGAAatagggtttaaaaaaaaaaagtcactgttATTCCTGTTCTAAACGGTTGATACAGTCAAAGTGCAAGAAGGGTTTTACTTCAGCACAGAGGTGGAAGGAACTGGATGATTTATGTTTTGGTAAGATTTGTGCATCTATTTTGTCCCAGTTTTTTAGTCTTTTGCCAGCAATGACACGAGTCCTTTTTTATCCAGCTCGACGAGTTTAAGATGCTGTAAAGTCTTCAAAGCAGAATCACTGACTTTCATGTTCAGCTTCTTCATCCTCTGAGTGCTTATTGGCACCCTGAGGAGAcgagaataaacattttttaatcaaaactttagaaaacatttttttttggtatttaaaaaaacaaaaactcacatAGCTGTCTTAGGATTTATAGCACATTATCATGTTATGAGAGCTAAAGGTGATGTGTTCGCACAAATATCACAAGACAAACCTGTTCTTATCCGAGAAGTACTCCGATAACTGCTTATAGAGCGTGTTGAGGTCAGACAGCTTCAAGTTACCACGTACACTTCTCGGGACAGTCTCAAATGTCACCTCGGACACCTCGTCACACGTGTTATGTGCTGcaagaaagaacaaaaaccAATAGAATTATATTGATGAGGATGCTGACGACCCTTGACACTATGACAAGGTTAGAATTGCTTAATGTGGATAGTTTTCTTCTGTCCTTACATTCAGACTGTGCTTGAGGTTGAGGTTCTTCTGTGGGCACGGcctaaagaaacagaaacacattcaCCAACTCGAAGTAGCTTTTaccacaaaaacatcacaaatatttacataagtACAGGTAAATGCTGCTCAAAAGTTACAGGGAGTAAGAGGTTTTGGTAGATAAAGATTtctttagcaaggatgcattaaattgtattaaaaaaaatttaaattgtaaatttttttacactttGTATTTTTCAAAGAATGCTAGAAAAAAAGGGTTTATGCAGAATAAccgtaaattttttttttcttaagcattaaatcagcatattagaatgaaacTAAGACTAAGTAATAGCTAGTTGCAatcacaaaagagaaaaaaaaaaaaatcaattagaaaagttatttcagtttCAAGTTTGATATTTGATACTAGTAAGTGTAAGAGACTTCTTACGATATtataccaaccccaaacttttcaacAGTACTGCGCATGTGcgattaatgtaataaaaagctTAACAAAAATGTCTAACCTCTACATTTAATGCAGCAACGGATGAGCAGAGAAAATCTCTcgcttcttgttcttctttggTCAGCGGCGGAACCTTAAACAAGATTTCCCATTAGCAGAATCCAGACCCAGGAACCTCAACCGTGGTGAAATCACTGCATGTCCTCTAGTGGTGGTTTAATAGATGTAGCCTGTTGTCGCACATCTAAACGAATACCTGCACATCTGCTGTGTCCTGCAGATGTTGAACCAGCTGCACGGTGGTGTCCAGGTGAGCTCGTATCGAGTCCATTGATCGTTTCTGCTCCGCCGCGATCTCTTCCACCTGTGTGCACAGCGCCGCATGCCGCGCTTTGATCGCAGACAGGTTCTCCAGCAACTGAACGGGGTTTCCCTGAAATCCACAACCACAGATTTAAAAACAGACTTACTcagtatttaacaaaaaaataaaaaatgtatacgaGCATACCTCAAATGTACCCGCTTCTCGCGCATTGGCCATGAAGTCAAATTTCAGCCGTTTTTCCACATATTCTATATCGGCTTCTGCTTTCTGGAACTACAAGGACACAGAGCTAAACATCATGATTCAGTAAGCATTCACAAGACCTGAAATCGAACGTTGACCGCCGTTTGTGCGCTTCAGTGGCCCACCTGAATGAGGGAACTACCTAAAACCTGAAACCCTATTAGCAATATTGCACTACTCTGAACACA
Proteins encoded:
- the ska2 gene encoding spindle and kinetochore-associated protein 2 produces the protein METVDKLEAMFQKAEADIEYVEKRLKFDFMANAREAGTFEGNPVQLLENLSAIKARHAALCTQVEEIAAEQKRSMDSIRAHLDTTVQLVQHLQDTADVQVPPLTKEEQEARDFLCSSVAALNVEAVPTEEPQPQAQSESHNTCDEVSEVTFETVPRSVRGNLKLSDLNTLYKQLSEYFSDKNRVPISTQRMKKLNMKVSDSALKTLQHLKLVELDKKGLVSLLAKD
- the LOC122353190 gene encoding uncharacterized protein LOC122353190 isoform X2 → MMVLGRLWDHRLKIIFPTGPLMQTRRSVSTAQLKMRALIAHPFLAMQRLHVQLGLSETQKDSTHQSLEQHYHSKPLWTNEVSEMVALMTHGRLGSPLSAFGSSDSEDVAEQQLHLQDRYSVNSYQESETQESTDLEQLFKSFAGIQSDSEESTNYHTINHNFDVTNGVLEATSQTEDEESSDLDCRQTQQSSMFFTPKYHLSNRSSSGEAHSQSLILEDDLDVTVEVCRPNTSPAEGKQTAEKSLSEYQLSQEDSKKSITPVHRCIPTISCLPDLAEIADLSSISCSPAHRLEWAESAESPPIPLSRGHPPCNSTPRSPKGHRTPLKDVQVPHLQSLLDTSLWGSAPSNTICTKSYTTVSAGDINTTNDSVFSVLQSPVKNNVSKDGREEIDSPSRQTTESSQGTNEEHPVENNDVGEEVGVDNPSNSDGHENTAEKMEGCEGENPCQIHDHHLNHNPADNEESQKRDKSHTLDETERASSTLDEDLERMFLKRATEHKNPREPGSLMSDMKGEGDVREDLSCPEGDYIETASECLNKLGEKVEAADQNHPNRVLEQTLPESVKLHC
- the LOC122353190 gene encoding inactive serine/threonine-protein kinase TEX14-like isoform X1; protein product: MTGVQPMPCPVLLGTVKAGGLSALLHKYTIEKKVAKMEKVLKKGVGVDSINHLGQTPLFCASLLGFASVAEKLLQYGANPNHRCNDGSTPIHAAVFSCNPWLLSSLLDAGGDLRLHDDQGRMPKHWAKAGAQEDSPKMLAFLKRCESQMQSLLQTHPSRDAHTTPTSSKTLLSSPSLKHLRPWASGLTHENKMSVCDMMMRCFGYGKLFPEKPGFSLGLAASVPLISDSDLAQANDEPLNSFICGSFIRMTNYSWKGCRVTVKELQDQILQQYEERDGLLDLLVSEQEYCCQLSHPHLLLLMAVSMSVDLDSTKLVYERVNVGSLYSLLHQRRDDFPLLQLGDLLSVVLQVCEVLMYLHCRSLVLRALSSHTVLIVHPGVSKVTGLGFIVPSEGTTTYTPTPVPLPLSLINWAAPEVIRCRACTGKADLYSVCTLIQEIYTDALPWGSTDPHWIKRSVEAGQALIANPAVPEPYYQFLQEGLQHRAQHRTSNLHDLCYNLRCYIREIRSKNTKSGWNSQSAPQSILGWNTDVNQAREQDKSVYQHCRAAVHNEIQEHHVEEIYKEEVSTTDTDDLHWDISHSDVTALHEWPTTHHTPFSESPCSNYSDTDKDLAISHSISKHTSSIVLNLKVSQVLLQQAEQSLDNVEAAQLGTPCFDEMDAVMKRVKMEKECNDGAGKAVGPPFKNYIPNWTVNADEEVSQYSSAQDESFDSTSLPSNAEVCVTIDQFNVALLNKSIHFLKKERKINQMSKAFQQRSPITKVKLNDGKD